One genomic window of Caldivirga maquilingensis IC-167 includes the following:
- a CDS encoding MFS transporter: MKSLTERRINWMMALMPYSIAIGPLGTLLTLEIASLKGTPIDVSYAMSAGSAAGVAAPLIWGFLLDRYGGRRVLTLGFLGSALFMLALAYSSSIPQIALYYAAASLFSSAVGVSASMIIVGYSSRSKWSESYSSLNFINSLGYLIGDLAAAVLSGFLSIKTIILSMGLLSLASVALTVLTMPREVVKVSNTSNDPPKSKGRVMGLGDLVDLIILYSALIIFYISSGIFNTLYPYGLRVGGLSKTWVMGVISMGLGVQIMGFKLAPRLINRLGGNAKAASSSLILRGLSYSLIGLTSSTPVTLIATGLTLYPLAAGLAFSTFYTASNVMIFERLKNGKEGRGLGVYNVVTGSAYLTGSLTSGYLANSIGIGQSYVIAGVMLWGSAYLFRLIDKSKVPELTKVSA; this comes from the coding sequence ATGAAGTCGTTAACTGAGCGAAGGATTAATTGGATGATGGCCCTAATGCCCTACAGCATCGCCATCGGTCCCCTGGGCACTTTACTAACACTTGAAATAGCGTCATTAAAGGGTACTCCAATAGACGTTAGCTACGCCATGTCAGCCGGCTCAGCGGCCGGTGTTGCGGCGCCGTTGATATGGGGTTTTCTACTGGATAGGTACGGTGGTAGAAGGGTCTTAACCCTAGGCTTCCTTGGGTCAGCCCTATTCATGCTGGCCCTAGCCTACTCATCAAGCATACCTCAGATAGCCCTCTACTATGCAGCCGCCTCATTATTCTCATCGGCTGTTGGTGTATCGGCAAGCATGATTATTGTGGGTTACTCAAGTAGATCTAAGTGGAGTGAATCTTACTCAAGCCTAAACTTCATTAATTCACTGGGTTACCTGATAGGTGACTTAGCCGCTGCGGTTCTTTCAGGTTTCCTAAGCATTAAAACTATAATACTATCCATGGGTTTATTATCACTCGCCTCAGTAGCCTTAACCGTATTAACAATGCCCAGGGAGGTAGTTAAGGTTAGTAATACTAGTAATGACCCACCTAAGTCAAAGGGTAGGGTAATGGGGTTAGGTGACTTAGTTGACTTAATAATACTGTATTCAGCCCTCATAATATTCTACATTTCATCAGGCATATTCAATACGCTTTACCCATACGGCCTAAGGGTGGGTGGGTTATCTAAGACGTGGGTTATGGGGGTGATCTCAATGGGCCTGGGGGTTCAGATAATGGGCTTTAAACTAGCACCACGCCTAATAAATAGGCTTGGCGGCAACGCTAAGGCTGCCTCAAGTTCATTAATCCTAAGGGGCTTATCCTACTCCCTAATAGGGTTAACATCATCAACACCAGTAACCCTAATCGCCACGGGCCTAACCCTATACCCACTGGCCGCTGGGTTAGCATTCTCAACATTCTACACTGCGTCCAATGTAATGATCTTTGAGAGGCTTAAGAATGGTAAGGAGGGTAGAGGCCTTGGGGTCTACAACGTGGTCACGGGCTCAGCCTACTTAACGGGCTCCCTAACCTCAGGCTACTTAGCTAACTCAATAGGCATAGGGCAGAGTTACGTTATAGCTGGGGTGATGTTATGGGGTTCAGCGTACTTATTCAGGCTGATTGATAAGAGTAAGGTTCCTGAATTAACCAAGGTATCCGCCTAA
- the pdxA gene encoding 4-hydroxythreonine-4-phosphate dehydrogenase PdxA, protein MPRIGVTLGDPAGIGYEIVAKALLKLSNPEVELTLIGNLEHFKRVLGMLKISDDVLNGVRFIDIPGGPFEFGKVQEEAGRVSLESVRRGVELAMAGEIDALATAPINKEAWIKAGSSYIDHTTLLQALTKSKESLTVFETRRLRILFLTRHMPLADAIKEIKAANVLNGIINASRVLKALGVRRGRIAVAALNPHAGEGGLLGREEIDEITPAVKEARVKYGIDAYGPIPADSVFHLAAQGHYDIVLSLYHDQGHIAAKTYDFKRTVSLTLGLPFLRTSVDHGTAFDIAGKGIADETSMLEAIRKAVRYANQYKRRWRKAFKETN, encoded by the coding sequence GTGCCTAGGATTGGTGTTACGTTAGGTGACCCGGCTGGGATTGGTTATGAAATAGTGGCTAAGGCATTATTAAAGCTAAGTAACCCTGAGGTTGAATTAACGTTAATAGGTAACCTGGAGCACTTTAAGAGGGTTTTAGGGATGCTTAAGATTAGTGATGATGTTCTTAATGGGGTTAGGTTTATTGATATTCCAGGAGGCCCCTTTGAATTCGGTAAGGTTCAGGAGGAGGCTGGTAGGGTTTCCCTTGAGAGTGTTAGGAGGGGTGTTGAATTAGCCATGGCTGGTGAGATTGATGCCTTAGCCACAGCACCAATTAATAAGGAGGCTTGGATTAAGGCTGGTTCAAGCTACATAGACCACACTACGTTGCTTCAAGCATTAACAAAGTCCAAGGAATCATTAACAGTCTTCGAGACGAGGAGACTGAGGATACTATTCTTAACGAGACACATGCCGTTAGCTGATGCAATTAAGGAGATTAAGGCAGCCAATGTGCTTAATGGCATAATCAACGCAAGCAGGGTACTTAAGGCCCTTGGTGTTAGGAGGGGGAGGATAGCTGTTGCGGCCTTAAACCCACATGCAGGTGAGGGTGGTTTACTGGGTAGGGAGGAGATTGATGAGATCACCCCAGCGGTTAAGGAGGCTAGGGTTAAGTACGGTATTGATGCCTACGGCCCAATACCAGCTGACTCAGTCTTCCACCTAGCCGCCCAGGGCCACTATGATATAGTGCTTTCACTCTACCATGATCAAGGCCACATCGCAGCTAAGACATATGACTTCAAGAGGACGGTTAGCCTAACCCTGGGTCTACCATTCCTAAGAACATCAGTTGACCATGGAACAGCCTTCGATATAGCTGGTAAGGGGATAGCGGATGAAACAAGCATGCTTGAGGCAATCAGGAAGGCAGTAAGGTACGCAAACCAGTATAAGAGAAGATGGAGAAAAGCCTTCAAGGAGACTAATTGA